TTCAGCATGTTGAGTGCTGATGCAGCCAAAAGTAAAGCTCTTAGCAGAATCAACAGGATGGACTCTATCCATAGGGTCTGGTCCAACGATGTACCCAAAACGAGGTCTTTCGGACCCTCACTGATTTGCTTTCTCAACCTGGAAACTTCAGCTCCAAAGACTTCCATGCTTTTCCATGCCCGGCCTTTTGTTGCCACTTCGAGCGATCTTTCAGCTTGTTTCAGTTGCTCTTTAATTTCAGTCGTTTCAGAAAGCTTGAATGTCGGCTCCGAGGCAGCTTTTGTACGCGATTTAGTATAGACATGGAAAGACAATGCTGAAACGAAATAGATGAAGAAGATCAGATGAACACCGATCCTAATCCATTCAAGCTTACGTCTAAATTTTACGGTGACAAGTGACAGGAATGCCAATTCACTGGCCAGAGCCAGAGGAACCGCATATCCTGGCAGGATGTCATGCTCGCGATAAAAAGCAACTTGCATTGCAGTCATTAGTATTGTCAATCCTGCAACGAGCAGCAATCTGAGGACGAAAGAAATTGGGATCTTACCTAAAAATACATTGAGCTTACCAGGCATTCCATCTGGACTATTTTTTACAGATTCGGTTAGCGCTCCAGGCTCATCACCCAATTCCCTGGCAAGTTTCAGACTTCTTTCCATTGGATTAAACTCAAACTGCATGTTGAAAGTAAATTCAGAAGTTTCAGTTCTCACTCCAGGTATGCATTCTGAAGTTTGAAATATTTCTTTCAGCGCTCTTGTTACTGGCTGAAAGTGTACTTCTGAGTTTGAAACCGCTTCCGTCGAGGTTGCAGCTTCCACATTTTCAATTTTCAGCGGAGGCACGATTTCAAGATGAGTTTGGCGCTTTTGACTTTTACGCGCTTTGGCTTGGCTCAGGATCCTTTCCCTGTTTTTCAGGTAATATTCGCGGTTCCGCTGCTTTTTTTCAGCCGTGGTCATGGCGTGACCTCCGCTTTCAATCGGGCACTAAGCCTTGCAAACAGTCCCAGGCAGTAGCCAAAGCTCAGTCTTGGTAGAGCTTCAAGAATGGATTTCAATTGGCACTTGAGCTGATCATTTAGATCAGTTTGGAGAAGCCTCTCAACTTCGGAGCGCAAGCCACGCTCGTCAGTAGGCAGGTTGAAATCAGGGTCGATGCCCAGGCGCTTCTTTGCCTTGTTGATAGGATCCTGAAGCAAGTGGCGAATGACTTCCTCAGAAGATCCGCCGAAATTTCGCGATTTCTTGTTAATAAACTCTGGAATTTCATCGAGCACCTGACCCAACTCGCGCTCGCTCTGTGCTTTCATCAGGGCAAGACCAGCTTTTTCAACAATCTCAGCCTTATTTTTCAGGGCACAGTCAAGCCCGCTGAATAGGAAGCAGATGCTTTTGGCGCGTGACGTGATATATGGATCGGACGTAATCACCAGCAGGCGTTCCATGTAGAATATTTCGTTCCCCCGAATCCGAATATACTCCTTTAGAAAGCGCTCCTTTTCACCCTTGGAAACAGGGATCTTCACCAGTTCTTCCCAGGCAACCACGATGCGATCCACTTCACCCTTCATCGTGAAGATGTCCCGACCGGAAAAAGAATCGGGTGAATCAGGATTTTCGTCTGGGACTTTGGGAAGGGAATTAGGGGCCGTCTGAAACATAGGGGCGGTTTGCTCTAAGACGGCCTCCCCATTTTCCGGCTGGGAGGGAGGGCTATACGAGACGATGGGGTAAGTGTGGCCATCAAACGAATCACCCACAGCACGCTTGCGGATACTCTGAATGTGCTTGCGACTTTCCATCACATCCTGAAAAAATTCAAAGGCTATCGGCGCCAAATAGTAATCATTCGAACTTTGTTGGTATTTTCCCTGATAGTTCAGAGCGCGTACCGCTTTGACTTTGACGTATCCCTTCTTCTCCAACGATCGAAGTTTTTTCCTGACAGTCGATTCGCTGATCTTGGTCGAGCGCGAAATGGTTGCAATGGAAGGAAAGGCAGGATGATCAAGAAAGCCTTTATCGAACGGCAAGAGTGACCCTATATAGGTCAAAATGCTGTGCTCATAGTGGTCGATGTCGGCGAGATGATCGAAGGCCCTTAGATAGCGGCCGCCTGAAAATACTGGATGATCCAATGGAAAAAGTTGACGCAAATTTGACATGATTCCCTCAATCCTTGAGGGAGCAACCGGCAGGTTGAAAAGCAGGCATAAGTCGCCTATCATCCGTGCAATGGAATGACGGGGTCTGCTTTGTCGAAATTGCCAGGCTCCGTTGTTTCAGGAAGCTGGAGGTGCGAACTCCGGCTTCCACAAAAGCCTTCAGTGCTTCTCTCTTAAATCTTCAAAGCACTTCGATGCTAAAGCAGATCCGAAACCTAGTGGAACACCACGGCACGGATTGGAACGGCATTGAGACTAAAAAAATTACTAAATGCCCCAGGTTACCTCATCTCGAAAATCTGCAATCGCAGCTCGAAAATTGTCGATTTTTGCCCACCAGAATCCCAAGCGAGGAAAGCCTCCCAGGCCTTCCTCTTTTTCTTTCTTCCCTGGCTATCTCCAAGACTATATCTTTGATCCGTCAAAAGATCAGATCGAAAACAATTTGTTTTGACCTGGCCCGTGGTTTTGAATAAAAGAAACCGGCGTCAGTTGGCGCATCCGAGCCGGGGAGTTATCGTGTTCAATAAGTTAAATCGGACTCACGTTATTCTATTATTGGCGGCCTTTCCACTGGTCCAGCTTCTTTTTCTGTGGAACGTCCTGCCGCTGCCTCCCGTCGGTCAGCATGTGTGGAGACAGGTGACGGGACTCGCCTTTGCGCGCAACTATGCTTTTGAACATGCCCCCTTCTTTCTTCCCAGGCAGGACATTCGTGTCGGTCTCGCCGATAACGGCATCGTCTATCATGAATTTCCTTTGATCTATTGGATCGTGGGCAAGCTGTACCAAATCTTTGGCTTTCACTTTGAAATCGGTCGTGCACTGGCCTTCTGCGTGAATATCATCGGCGTGCCTGGAAGTTATGTCCTGGCGCGACAGCTCGATTATTCCAAGCGCCGCTCGCTCGCTTTTGCGCTTTTTTACTGTTTTTCGCCGCTTTTCTTTTATTACACGACGACCCTGCTGCCGGACCTCACGGCGCTGAACTTTTTTATCTGCGGCGTGGCTCTGGTTCTCTATGCGAATCGCGAGTCGATGAAGACCCTCGCGTACTTCGCGGGCGTTTTGCTGATCGCTCTGGCCGTGCTCACCAAACCATCGTGGGCCCTTTATGGGCTGCCTCTGCTGGCCGTCTTTTTCAGAAAATTTTGGACCGCAAAGCGTCTACCATCTTTTAAAGAACTCATTCATCCTGCGCTGGCCGGCGTGATTATCCTGGGGCTTTTTCTTTGGCAGTATCTTTATAGTCGCGATCTCCTGGCGGCATCACCCTTGGAACGGGCCATACACGCCCAACTGAAAGTCGCTGAGCGTCCCCAGGGATGGAATGATCTCTGGCGCAATCTTTCGGCCGGCATCGGCAACTGGTTTATGGAAATCAATGTGGGTTGGGGCGCGATTCTGCTATTCCTGACCGGCGCCTGGACTGCGCTGCGGACGGGTATGAATGGAACGTTCTCGCGCCTTTTCTGGTCGCTTTATCTTCTGAGCTTCTGTATCTACGGCTACTTTTTCGTCATGCGCTTTGGTGATCACGACTATTATCTTACAGCGTCCCTCCCCTTGGCCGCTGCTCTCAGCAGCCGAGGCTTCGAGGTCTGGTTCACGCGCAACCGCCTTTGGAAAACCCTGGCCCTTATCCTTGCCCTTCTCTATCCGCTTGCCAGCTACATGAGGATCGAAGGCCGATGGTTTGGCAGTCGTCAGGTCCCAAGAGCCCTTTTGGAAGAGGCCCAGGGCTTTGAGCAGGTGATTCCAGCTGAAGATCGAGTCCTTGTCGTTGGTGACAAGACGCCTCTCACCTATCTATACTACATCAATCGCAAGGGCATCACCTACCTTTCCGTGCTGGATTCCAGTTTCCCTGAGACACTGGAAAAAGGCGATTTCCGCTGGCTTTTGATCGACAAAAAATATGTGGCGACGCCGCCGGTTCAGGTGCTGCAGAAATTCACGCTGGTTCCCGTGAAGCAGATTGATACTCTGGAACTTTATAAGCTCGAACCCGTGGGCCAATAATGATTAAAAATCTGATCATCCTTATCCCTGTGTTTAACGACTGGCCTTCATTCGCCAAGCTGGTCGAAGAAATCAGCCAGTTGAATCGCAAGAATTCTTTGGAATCCATCCATATCCTTGCGATCAACGATGGCTCCACGCTGACCCCGGAAACAAAGTCCCTGGAGCAGCGGCAGGATAAAACCCAGGTTTCCATACTGCACCTGAATCGGAATGTGGGTCATCAGAATGCGATAGCAGCCGGCCTCGGCTGGGTTGCTCAAAGTGAAGAGAACTTCGATGCTGTCGTCATCATGGATGGAGATGGCGAAGACAAGCCGCAGGATATCGCCCAGCTTATCGACAAGGCTGAAGCCAACCCTGGGCATATCGTCATTGCCGCGCGCGGTCGTCGGAACGAGAGCCTGACCTTCCGCATGGGCTACGGTGTTTATAAGCTCCTCTTCCGTCTTTTCACAGGCTTTCGCATCTCATTTGGCAATTTCTCGCTGATCCCCACCAGCTGCCTGACCCAGCTCGTCAACTCACGCGAAATCTGGCACTCCTATGCAGGCGGTGTTTTGCGGTCCCGCATTCCTAGAACCATGGTTCAGATCGATCGCGGCACCCGCTACTACGGTCAGTCCAAGATGAACTTCACCGGCCTCATTCTGCACGGGCTCAGCGCGATATCGGTGTTCGTGGACATCTGCACAGTGCGGGTTTTGATGATGACTTTGGGCTTCATCACCCTGTCCGCCTTGGGCATTGGGACCGTCGTGACGATGAAATTTCTAGGTCTCTCATCCCCGGGCTGGTCATCGACCATGGCTCTTTTGATGCTCGTGATCAGCATGCAATGTGTGCTACTCTCATTCTTCCTGATCTTCATCCTATTCATTTATCGAAACATGAACACGCAGATCCCGGTGAACGCCTCCAACACCCTTGTCAAAGACGTGTCGCACTCAAGCTCTGAGAGAATTTTGTGAGAATGGCTTAGCGGTTCGGAGGAAACGAAGGCAGAGTGCTGCAAGAAGAAAAGAGCGTGAATGTCAAAGAGCGACCAGGATCTTCCTCATGAGATGATCCAGCAGATCACAGAACCACTGACGCGTTTTCTCAAAATCGAAGCCGCAGCAGGCACCATTCTGCTCGGAGCCATGCTCGTGGCCGTGGCGGTGACGAATTCGGTCTGGTCGAGCGCATTCAGCGCGTTCTGGGAGATGAATATTGGCATCCATCTTGGAACCTGGGATCTCAGCCGCCCGCTGCGGGGCTGGATCAATGATGGCCTGATGACCCTCTTCTTTTTCGTCGTTGCCTTGGAACTGAAGCGTGAACTCGTTCGCGGTGAACTGCGGAGCTTTCATATGGCGATGCTGCCCTTGGCGGGCGCCTTGGGCGGCATGCTGTTCCCTGCCTTGCTGTATCTCTTTGTGATGCGCGATACAGCTGAGGTCCACGGCTGGGGAACCGTAATGGCCACGGATACCGCTTTCATGATAGCCTGCCTCGCTATTCTAGGCAGGCGCATCCCTTCGAGCCTTCGGCTTTTTCTTCTGTCGCTTGCTATCTTTGACGATGTTGGTGCGATTCTGGTTGTCGCCTTCGGCTATGGTCATGCGCTTGATTGGACGGCGCTGGGCTTTGGTCTTGCCGGATTTATCGCTGTGGCCGGCTTTACCTGGATGGGCGTGAGAAGTTCCCCCGTTTATTCCCTGTTCGGCGTCGCCATCTGGTTCTGCGTCGACGTTTCCGGCCTTCATCCTACTATCGTAGGTGTCGTGCTGGGATTGATGACTCCGGCTCGGGGATGGGTCAGCGACGAACGCCTGCGCTTCATCTTCGGCAAAGTCCTTTCCTACCCCAGCGGTGACCATTGGAGCGGCGATACAGTCGATCGCCACGATCTTCGTCTCGCAGGAACAGCGGCACGCGAAACGCTCTCACCTGTGGAACGGCTCGAAATAAGGCTGCATCCCTGGGTGGGTTTCGGCATCATGCCCGTCTTTGCGCTGGCGAATGCTGGGGTTGCTTTGTCGCCTGAGTCTTTGGCCCAGCCTCTTACCTATGCCATAATTTTTGCGCTGGTGTGCGGAAAGCCTTTGGGGGTTATATCCATGAGCTGGCTTGCCGTCCGCCTTGGTCTCGCCACACTGTTTGCAAAATTAAACTGGTCTTTGATTGCAGGTGGAAGCCTCTTAACCGGCATAGGCTTCACCATGTCACTCTTCATTGCAGGGCTCGCATTCACCCCATCCTCTCTTGATGCCGCCAAGACTGGAATCCTCGCGGCATCCCTGATCTCGGCCGCAGCCGGACTTCTGGCCTTGACGGTTCTGAGCTCCAGAACGTCGCGTTCCTAACCGTTCGACCGGCGACCAAGAGGAAGCGTAAACGAGAATGTGCTCCCTTGTCCGAGCCGGGAATCCACCCAAATCCGGCCGCGATGAGCTTCCACGATCATCTTGGAAATATAGAGTCCGATTCCAAGACCACTGCGATTCTGCTCGGCAATCTGCCAGAAACGTTCAAAAATCTTTTCCTGCATATCTTCCGGTATACCAGGGCCGGTATCGGAAACGGAGACTTGAACCTCCTCAGCGCGACACTCCACCGATAAGCTCACGTGCCCACCCTTGGGTGTGAATTTGAGAGCATTGCTGATCAGGTTCGCGAGCACCTGGGAAATGCGGTCCTGGTCACAGATGACAAGGGCGTTGGTGTTGGAACAGTTCCGGTGAAGAGAGAGCTTTTTATCAGTGGCCTGATGCTCAAACGTCCTGAAGGAATACTGGATAATGTCATTGAAGTCATGGCGTTCGACTTGCAGGGTCACCTTGCCCGCAGCCATGCGCTCCATATCCAGAATATCGCTGATAAGCCTCAGCGCCTCATGAGCGTTGCGACCGATGAGATCCATATATTCATTCCTGATCTCGTCAGCCGTCCCATCGTGCTCCGCTGACTTCATCAGGTCCACAGCCATGGAGATGGACGCCAGGGGATTTTTAAGGTCATGGCTCACGATGGCCAGGAGTTCCTGCCTGCTCGTGAGAGCTGCTCGGGTTGCGAGATGCCCCTTCATCTCGTCTGAGTGTATATTCGCCGCCCGAAGATATTCATTATCCGTCCATTTTCTTTCGGAGTTAAGATCCTGATCGGTTTCCGTGCGTTCTTCCTGCAACAGCTCGTTCTCAACTCGCTGTTTCTGGCTGCGTTCACGTTCCAAGACCTGATCCATTTGGCATCTCTCACGATCAAGAGCGCTGTCGATCCTTTGCCGCTCCTCCAGAAGCTGCTCATCGACCTGGCTTGCGCCTGACACTGTCCTGTCTATCTTCCGCGAATTGTCGCCCTCGACCCTGATTTGGGTTCGAGTCTCATCAGCCTCTTCGCGGCTTGTTGAGACGGACTCATCAGCATGGCGTTCCAGCCGCTTCTTCGCTTCCAATAAAGACTGATCGGTCTTGGCCCGTTCAGCACTCAAGCTTTGGTCTGTTCGTTCGCGACCATTGGGTGTGGACGTGTCTTCATTCTGGTCTGCTATCATAAATAACCCTTCAATGGCTGCGATCCTGATGGCATTCATATCAAACATTGCCGCCATTTTCAGCAAATTCCA
This is a stretch of genomic DNA from Oligoflexus sp.. It encodes these proteins:
- a CDS encoding helix-turn-helix domain-containing protein: MSNLRQLFPLDHPVFSGGRYLRAFDHLADIDHYEHSILTYIGSLLPFDKGFLDHPAFPSIATISRSTKISESTVRKKLRSLEKKGYVKVKAVRALNYQGKYQQSSNDYYLAPIAFEFFQDVMESRKHIQSIRKRAVGDSFDGHTYPIVSYSPPSQPENGEAVLEQTAPMFQTAPNSLPKVPDENPDSPDSFSGRDIFTMKGEVDRIVVAWEELVKIPVSKGEKERFLKEYIRIRGNEIFYMERLLVITSDPYITSRAKSICFLFSGLDCALKNKAEIVEKAGLALMKAQSERELGQVLDEIPEFINKKSRNFGGSSEEVIRHLLQDPINKAKKRLGIDPDFNLPTDERGLRSEVERLLQTDLNDQLKCQLKSILEALPRLSFGYCLGLFARLSARLKAEVTP
- a CDS encoding sensor histidine kinase, translated to MIADQNEDTSTPNGRERTDQSLSAERAKTDQSLLEAKKRLERHADESVSTSREEADETRTQIRVEGDNSRKIDRTVSGASQVDEQLLEERQRIDSALDRERCQMDQVLERERSQKQRVENELLQEERTETDQDLNSERKWTDNEYLRAANIHSDEMKGHLATRAALTSRQELLAIVSHDLKNPLASISMAVDLMKSAEHDGTADEIRNEYMDLIGRNAHEALRLISDILDMERMAAGKVTLQVERHDFNDIIQYSFRTFEHQATDKKLSLHRNCSNTNALVICDQDRISQVLANLISNALKFTPKGGHVSLSVECRAEEVQVSVSDTGPGIPEDMQEKIFERFWQIAEQNRSGLGIGLYISKMIVEAHRGRIWVDSRLGQGSTFSFTLPLGRRSNG
- a CDS encoding glycosyltransferase; this translates as MIKNLIILIPVFNDWPSFAKLVEEISQLNRKNSLESIHILAINDGSTLTPETKSLEQRQDKTQVSILHLNRNVGHQNAIAAGLGWVAQSEENFDAVVIMDGDGEDKPQDIAQLIDKAEANPGHIVIAARGRRNESLTFRMGYGVYKLLFRLFTGFRISFGNFSLIPTSCLTQLVNSREIWHSYAGGVLRSRIPRTMVQIDRGTRYYGQSKMNFTGLILHGLSAISVFVDICTVRVLMMTLGFITLSALGIGTVVTMKFLGLSSPGWSSTMALLMLVISMQCVLLSFFLIFILFIYRNMNTQIPVNASNTLVKDVSHSSSERIL
- a CDS encoding ArnT family glycosyltransferase: MFNKLNRTHVILLLAAFPLVQLLFLWNVLPLPPVGQHVWRQVTGLAFARNYAFEHAPFFLPRQDIRVGLADNGIVYHEFPLIYWIVGKLYQIFGFHFEIGRALAFCVNIIGVPGSYVLARQLDYSKRRSLAFALFYCFSPLFFYYTTTLLPDLTALNFFICGVALVLYANRESMKTLAYFAGVLLIALAVLTKPSWALYGLPLLAVFFRKFWTAKRLPSFKELIHPALAGVIILGLFLWQYLYSRDLLAASPLERAIHAQLKVAERPQGWNDLWRNLSAGIGNWFMEINVGWGAILLFLTGAWTALRTGMNGTFSRLFWSLYLLSFCIYGYFFVMRFGDHDYYLTASLPLAAALSSRGFEVWFTRNRLWKTLALILALLYPLASYMRIEGRWFGSRQVPRALLEEAQGFEQVIPAEDRVLVVGDKTPLTYLYYINRKGITYLSVLDSSFPETLEKGDFRWLLIDKKYVATPPVQVLQKFTLVPVKQIDTLELYKLEPVGQ
- the nhaA gene encoding Na+/H+ antiporter NhaA, encoding MSKSDQDLPHEMIQQITEPLTRFLKIEAAAGTILLGAMLVAVAVTNSVWSSAFSAFWEMNIGIHLGTWDLSRPLRGWINDGLMTLFFFVVALELKRELVRGELRSFHMAMLPLAGALGGMLFPALLYLFVMRDTAEVHGWGTVMATDTAFMIACLAILGRRIPSSLRLFLLSLAIFDDVGAILVVAFGYGHALDWTALGFGLAGFIAVAGFTWMGVRSSPVYSLFGVAIWFCVDVSGLHPTIVGVVLGLMTPARGWVSDERLRFIFGKVLSYPSGDHWSGDTVDRHDLRLAGTAARETLSPVERLEIRLHPWVGFGIMPVFALANAGVALSPESLAQPLTYAIIFALVCGKPLGVISMSWLAVRLGLATLFAKLNWSLIAGGSLLTGIGFTMSLFIAGLAFTPSSLDAAKTGILAASLISAAAGLLALTVLSSRTSRS